The Salegentibacter mishustinae genome includes a window with the following:
- the rpsJ gene encoding 30S ribosomal protein S10, which translates to MSQKIRIKLKSYDHNLVDKSAEKIVKTVKTTGAVVTGPIPLPTHKKLFTVLRSPHVNKKAREQFQLSSYKRLLDIYSSSSKTIDALMKLELPSGVEVEIKV; encoded by the coding sequence ATCAGAATAAAACTAAAATCCTACGATCATAACCTGGTAGATAAATCTGCTGAGAAGATCGTGAAGACTGTAAAAACTACAGGTGCGGTGGTAACAGGACCAATTCCTTTGCCTACACACAAAAAACTTTTTACTGTTTTGCGTTCTCCTCACGTAAATAAGAAAGCTAGAGAGCAATTTCAATTAAGCTCTTACAAAAGGCTTTTAGATATCTACAGTTCTTCTTCAAAAACAATTGATGCGTTGATGAAGTTAGAGCTACCAAGTGGAGTTGAAGTAGAGATCAAAGTATAA